CTACGAACTCGCCTACTTCAGCACGTTCACCCGTGCTTGGGAGTTCGCCGCGGGTGGCCTTCTCGCCGTACTCCCCGCGCTCAGCGTGACGGGCCGGCGGGCGGATGCCCTGTTCTGGGTTTCGGCGGTCGCGCTGGTCGCATCGATCCTGCTCCTCGGCACCAACCCCGGAGCATGGACGATCATCCCTGTCGTCGCGACGGGCGCGATGATCGTGGCCGGCAACGCCGAGCTTCCTCGATCGGCTCGCGCGATCGTGGGGTGGCGTCCCGTTCAGTTCACCGGCGACATCTCGTACGCGCTGTACCTGTGGCACTGGCCGGTGCTCATCTTCGCGCCGTTCATCACCGGGTCGCCGAGCCCGTCGTGGTTTATGGTGCTGCTTCTTGCCTTCGCGGTGCTTCTCTCGTGGGGCACAACAAAGTTCGTCGAGAATCCGATCCGCAGAACGCCTCTCGAGGGCGACCACTTCCGTCGGCGTCGACGGGTTTCGGTTGCGACGGTCACCGCCGGTCTTGTCGTGACGTTGGCGCTCTCGGGCGCGAGCATCTGGACGAGCAAGAACAACCCCGAGGTGACCCAGGCCTGCCTCGATCGCAACAACAGTCGCACGGGCATAGAGCCCTCGAACTGAAAGGTGCGTCGGGGCGGCCTCATCCTGACGGGGCCGCCCCGAAGCTGGAGAGCGACTACTTTTCGGGAGCCCTCGCACCCCCGTCGAAGATGTCCTTCTCCATGGCGTCATACCCCTCAACCTGCGGGTCCCCGTGGAGTCCACCACTGATGGCGTACTCCTCCTCGGGGGACAGGACGAGTCGGTGGCGTCCCCACACCCCGAACCCGATGAGGATGACGACGTACACGATGACGATCGCGATGATCGCGGGCTGGAAAGTCGGGTTCAGCAGGAACCCGAAGAACACGAGCGCCGCGATCGCGGCCGCGACGTAGGCACCCGGCAGTCCCCACGGGCTCTTGTAGGGGCGCTTCGCGTTCGGGAACTTCCGGCGCAGGATGATGTACGACACCATCTGCAGGAAGTAGGCGAGCACGGCGCCCCACACGGCGATGTTCAGGATGATGGCTCCCGCCACCGCTCCGGCACCCTCCGGGTCGGCCTTGGCGAGGAGGTCGAGCACCACAAGCGCGACGAACCCGATGACGGCGCCGACGAGCAGGGCGACCCACGGGGTCTGCCGCTTGCCGGTGAGCGACAGGAACTTCGGGTAGTAGCCCGCGCGCGAGAGCGAGTACATGTTGCGTCCGTAGGCGAACATGATGCCCTGCAGCGAGGCGAGCAGTCCGATGAGCGCGAACAGCGCGAGTACGGCCGCGAGTTCGTCACCGACGATCGCGCGGAAGCCGTCCAGGAGCGGCTCGAGGGAGACGCCGGTTGCCTCGGCACCAAGGATGCCCGTGTTGAGGAACAGCACGAGGAGTCCGGTCACGATGAGGGTGCCACGTGCCCACAGTCCAGCGCGCGGGATGTCGCGGCTCGGGTTGTGCGATTCTTCCGCAGCGAGCGGCAGCTCCTCGATGCCGAGGAAGAACCACATCGCGAAGGGAAGCGCGAAGAGGATCGGCAGCACGCCGTGGGGGAGGAATTCGGTCTGCCCGGGGTCGGGTGCGATGTTCCACAGCGAATCCCAGCTGAACAGGCCACTGAAGAGGGCCATGGCAGAGAAGACGAGGATGATGCCGATCGAGATGATGGAGACGACGATGGCGAACGTGAACGAGATCTTCGCCCCGGCCGAGTTGAGCGCGATGAAGACGGCGTAGAGGATGACCCACCAAATCCACATGTTGGCCGACAGGTCGAGCCCCAACAACTCGGTCGTGATGCCGTTCGCGTACTGGGCCGAGAAGAAAACGATCACGCCGGTTGTTGCGACGTACTCGATCGTCTCGGCGAGACCGGTGACGAGACCGCCCCACGGGCCCATCGCCGACCGCGCGAATGAGTATGCACCTCCCGTGTGGGGCTGCGCCGCGGCCATTTCTCCGATGGAGAAGATGAGCCCGTAGTACATGGCGACAAGAATGACGAAGGCGATGAGCATCCCGCCGAAGCCCGCGAAGTCGATGCCGAAGTTCCAGCCGGAGAAGTCACCGGAGATGACGGCGGCTACGGCGAGACCCCACAGTCCCCACACGCCAGCGGATCGTTTAAGGGAGCGCTTTTCGAAGTATTCCTGTCCGGCTTTCGTGTATGTCACGCCGGACACGCTCGTCGTGTCCTTCTCCGCCATGGGTCCTCCAGTTGCCTCGGTCGGGCGCAGGCTCCATTGCCTGCCGAATTCCCATGAGTTTGTCGGCTATTGGTACCTGATGTCTACCTTTGGATGTAAATTGCGCGTTACGGTAGCCGGGATTGGCGAGGAAGCCCTGTGATGTAATGGTCGGCAGGCACTCGAAGAGGAGCTACACGTGACACATCACCGCACGGGAAATCTGAGTGTCGAGGAGTTGTCGGCCGCTCACGCGTCGGGCGACATCGACACCGTCATCATCGCGTTCACCGACATGCAGGGCCGCCTCATCGGCAAACGGGCCTCCGCGCGTCTTTTCCTCGACGAACTCGCCGAGCACGGTGCTGAGTGCTGCAACTACCTCCTGGCCGTCGATGTCGAAAACAACACCGTCGACGGCTACGCGATCTCGTCATGGGAGCGCGGCTACGGCGACATGGCGATGATGCCCGATCTGGACACACTCCGGCGTGCGCCGTGGTTGCCGGGAACAGCGATCGTCACCGCCGACCTCACGTGGCTGGACGGCACCCCTGTGAACCCCGACCCGAGGCAGGTTCTCAAACGGCAGCTCCAGCGACTCGCTGAACGCGGGCTCGAGGCGTTCGTTGGCACGGAACTCGAGTTCATCGTCTTCGAGGACGGCTACCGGGATGCGTGGCGCAAGGGGTACCGCGACCTCACACCCGCGAGCGACTACAACATCGACTACGCGCTCATGGCCTCGACGCGTATGGAGCCACTGCTGCGCGACATCCGCAACGCCATGGATGGCGCCGGCATGTACTGCGAGGGGGTCAAGGGCGAGTGCAACCTCGGTCAGCAGGAGATCGCCTTCAAGTTCCGCGATGCGCTCGGCACGTGCGATAACCATTCGATCTACAAAAACGGGGCAAAAGAGATCGCCGATCAGCACGGCAAGTCCCTCACCTTCATGGCCAAGTTCAACGAGCGCGAGGGCAACTCGTGCCACATCCACCTCTCCGTGCGCGGCACCGACGGTGCTGCCGTGATGGCCGAC
This genomic window from Antiquaquibacter oligotrophicus contains:
- a CDS encoding acyltransferase family protein, coding for MADLVVTSSKRRLDIQALRALAVVAVVLYHSWPGLVPAGYLGVDIFFVISGYLITRHLVGERVRDGRIRLGRFYVRRARRLLPAATLVLIVTAVMTLLVVPMQFWTDYFRQIAGSALYVQNWVLLSPMEGPRIDTAVLHFWSLSVEEQFYLVWPLLVIAGAAIAARLSRAPRPVLAVGASVIIAASLVLWIATSAQNYELAYFSTFTRAWEFAAGGLLAVLPALSVTGRRADALFWVSAVALVASILLLGTNPGAWTIIPVVATGAMIVAGNAELPRSARAIVGWRPVQFTGDISYALYLWHWPVLIFAPFITGSPSPSWFMVLLLAFAVLLSWGTTKFVENPIRRTPLEGDHFRRRRRVSVATVTAGLVVTLALSGASIWTSKNNPEVTQACLDRNNSRTGIEPSN
- a CDS encoding glutamine synthetase family protein, encoding MTHHRTGNLSVEELSAAHASGDIDTVIIAFTDMQGRLIGKRASARLFLDELAEHGAECCNYLLAVDVENNTVDGYAISSWERGYGDMAMMPDLDTLRRAPWLPGTAIVTADLTWLDGTPVNPDPRQVLKRQLQRLAERGLEAFVGTELEFIVFEDGYRDAWRKGYRDLTPASDYNIDYALMASTRMEPLLRDIRNAMDGAGMYCEGVKGECNLGQQEIAFKFRDALGTCDNHSIYKNGAKEIADQHGKSLTFMAKFNEREGNSCHIHLSVRGTDGAAVMADPDRPYGFSKLMEHWLAGQLATMRELTLFFAPNINSYKRYVEGSFAPTAVAWGLDNRTCALRVVGRGHSLRAENRVPGGDVNQYLAVAALIAGGLYGIEHELELEPIFEGNAYTSDAPRVPSTLREAAQLFEASEIAVDAFGEDVVAHYLNMAKVEQAAFDAAITDWERVRGFERL
- a CDS encoding amino acid permease, whose product is MAEKDTTSVSGVTYTKAGQEYFEKRSLKRSAGVWGLWGLAVAAVISGDFSGWNFGIDFAGFGGMLIAFVILVAMYYGLIFSIGEMAAAQPHTGGAYSFARSAMGPWGGLVTGLAETIEYVATTGVIVFFSAQYANGITTELLGLDLSANMWIWWVILYAVFIALNSAGAKISFTFAIVVSIISIGIILVFSAMALFSGLFSWDSLWNIAPDPGQTEFLPHGVLPILFALPFAMWFFLGIEELPLAAEESHNPSRDIPRAGLWARGTLIVTGLLVLFLNTGILGAEATGVSLEPLLDGFRAIVGDELAAVLALFALIGLLASLQGIMFAYGRNMYSLSRAGYYPKFLSLTGKRQTPWVALLVGAVIGFVALVVLDLLAKADPEGAGAVAGAIILNIAVWGAVLAYFLQMVSYIILRRKFPNAKRPYKSPWGLPGAYVAAAIAALVFFGFLLNPTFQPAIIAIVIVYVVILIGFGVWGRHRLVLSPEEEYAISGGLHGDPQVEGYDAMEKDIFDGGARAPEK